The DNA segment TCAGGAAATTTTTTGACAAGCCAGGGAGGAAATGTCGCGGTCGGAGTTCCCAGAATCGCGTTCATTCCATTCTTCTGAATGAGTTTGAGAATATGATCAAAGAACGAAAAATCGAATCTTCCTTCCTTGGGTTCCATCAGAGCCCAAGCAAACTCGGCCAAACGAACCGAAGTCAAACCCATCTCTTTCATGATGGAAATGTCTTCTTCCCAATCTTTTTTGGTCCATTGTTCCGGGTAGTAATCGGCTCCGAATATCATTCCAAACTCCTTTTTGTTCCGGAAAGAGATTTGATCGGGAGGGTTCGAATCTGAAAAGAAAGAAAACCGGAATTCTCATAAGTCTAATAGAAAAAATACTGTCTTTTCCCGGGAAAGTCTGAGAGGATACAAATTACGTAGAAATTACGATTCTTCTGCGCGTAACCGAATTCTCAGTTACTCCACCGCAAAAGGGATTCCATGCACAATCAAGATTCACTGATATACGGAATTTTACCGGACGTACACTTCCGATATTCCGCTACGGAAATCTCATATTCCGTCACAGCAGCTTCCAATTTACACAACCTCGACGATCCTAATACCGAACTTCTTGCAAGAGCGATGATAGGCGCTTTTTTTTTAGCGGATCAAATCAAAGAAGACACAAAGGTAAGTTTACAAATTCAGTTTAACGAAGATTCTCCCATCCATTCCGTTCTTGCTTATAGCGACAGACAGGGAAAGATGAAAGCGGTTCTCCGCGCGAGACCGGAGGAAGACGTCGAGTCCGGCAAGATCTCGGAAGATTATTCAGGCATATTAAAAGTATTTCGATGGAAGGATGGAGCTTGTATTTATCAATCTGTGGTTCCGTATCAGAATCGAAGTTTTGAGGAGAATTTTCAGGACTTTCTGAACAGCTCGGAACAGATCACGTGTTTTGTCACGATCCTGATCGAAAAACACGGCTTTCATTGGGATGTTCGTGGAATTCTTCTTCAATCTCTTCCGGAAGCAAAGGAAGAACACATTCAAAAAATTGCAAGTCTTTCAAAACAGATCCGTGAAACTCCGGAAGAATTTTTAGGAAAAAATATCTACAACTGTTTGAACAAGATCGGAGAAGCGACCCGTTCCGCGGTTCAAATTTTAGAAGAGGGTCAACCGGAGTTCCGTTGTGATTGTTCCGAAAATAAAATCCGCGAATTGATCCAAACCCTCGGTAAAGACGAAGCGATGCAGATCGTGGAGGAAGTGGGAATGATCGAAGTCACCTGCGAATTTTGTACGTCGGTGTATCGTTTTGAAAAAGAAAGAGTGAGTGAATTATTTTGAGGAAGAATTGGAACTCGTATTTAAGAATCTGAAGCTGGAAGAATTGGATAAACCCGCAAACGTCCTCGCCTCGCTGATCGTGTCCGCACTCGACGACAATCAACATCCCGTTTTTTTATTTACAGGCTCTATGGGAGCGGGTAAAACAACGTTTACATCCAAACTGGTCAAAAAAATTTCTCCTATCGCAAACGTAAATTCTCCCACCTACACGTTGATCAACGAATATTCGATTCCCGGAAGAGAAGATAAATTCCATCATTTCGATTTACACAGACTCAAATCCTCCCAGGATTTGGAAGACCTCGGTTTTGAGGAGATCTGGGGAAAGTCCGGAGTTTCCATCATAGAATGGTGGCAGATCGCTCGCGAGAATTTGGAGATTCTTTCTTTAAAAATCGAAGTGGAATTAAAAATGATTTCGGAAGAAGAACGAAATATTACATTCAAAAGCTCTGATATAGAATCGTTTCCAAAACTAAAAGCACTATGGAAACAATCCGAGCAGGCGCTTGCATGAAAAAGATTCTATTTTTTGACGCTACCAATCAGTGGATTCTCGCGGAAGCGTATCATTTTAATTCCAACGAGGAATTGCAGCTGATCGCTTCATATTCAGGAATTCATCCGAGAGAATCCTCTCAACGATTGATCCAGGAGCTGCAAAATCTGCTCAAGGAAGCAAATTGGAAGACTCCGGATCTGATAGCAAGCGCACTCGGTCCGGGATCGTTCACAGGACTTAGAATCGCCGTTGCGACGGCTCGGAACTTAGCGCAGTTGTGGAGAATTCCTGCATTGGGTTTCGATAGTCTGAACGTTTATACCTCTCATTATTTTCAAGAAGTCGGAGATCCCGTAGTCGTAGCGATCGAAGCAAAACAAAAAAAGATTTATTTCGGAATGGAAGATAGAAGAGGTTTTTTCGGTTCGATCGACGTGAAACCCGATGATATCTTAGAAAGAATCCCGGAGGACCGTTTACAGGCGTATCTAACGTCTCAAAAATATTCGGATAACCCCGAATTTTTTTCGGGGAATCCGATTTTCGAAGAGCTTCCTTCGAGTTCGGCGATCTTGAATCAAAATTTATCTCAAGTTAAGGAAGCACTTGAATTTCCAGATCGATTTCCTTATTGGAAACTAGTTCCCAACTATGTTCGAGGAACATACGTCGATGAAAAATCGACGGTTTAGCAATTATGAATATAAAGAAAAAACAAACCAATCAAAAGCGACAGCCAAAACCTCAACCGTCAAAAAAAACCTTCTCAAAATCCGACAGACAAAAGAAAGATAGAACTTCCAACAGAAACGAAGGTTTTAGAGAAAATGAAATCGGAAGAAGAATTCTCAAATACCTTCAATCCAGAGCAGGGTCCATAGTTCCGTTTAAGGATTTATCCGCAAAGATACTCAGAGAAGAAAATCAAAACTCTTACGGAGTCAAAAGGGAAAAATGGCAGTTTCAAGAGAAGGAAAGGGAAATATCCGACGTTCTAAAACTTCTGGAAACGGAAGGACTCATCGAATTAGAAAAAAAGAATATTATTGTTAACTCGAATCAAAAATTGCAAGGAACGATTTCCATCAGCAAAAGGGGAGACGGTTTTGTCAAACTCGCTTCGGGAATGGAGATTTTTGTTCCGGGACAATTTGCTCAGTCCGCGATCCAAGGCGATCTAGTTGAGGTTCATCCTTACGGAGTCGGAAAAAAAGGACGACTCGAAGGCGAAGTTACCGAAATCCTCAGAAGAGGTCGCGATCTCTATCGAATGATCATAACCGAAAAAGATTCTAAGTTTATTTTCGGGAAACTTCTGGATATCGATGGAGAAGAAAAGGAAGGGTATCTTCTTCGTAAAACGATTCTTACGGATCTACAGGACGAAATCAAATCAGGCGACGTTCTGATCGTAAAACTGAAGGAAGAAACGGAGCAGGAAAGAAATCTTTACGAAGTTCAATTCCTTCGTTTTGAATCCGATACAAAAGAAGATTTGGATCTGATGAGAATGCTGATGAAATTCAATTACAGCATTGTTTATCCTGAAAATATCACGCTTGATCTTCCGGACGAAGTGGAAGCCAATACAGTGGATGACTGGAAGTCCAGAGTGGATCTCAGGGATTTAAAATGTATCACAATCGACGGAGAATATTCGAAAGACTTTGACGATGCGATCAGTTTTATCGAAGAGAAGAATAAGATTCGTTTTTACGTTCATATCGCGGATGTTTCGCATTACGTGAGATTGGGGACACCATTGGACGAAGAAGCATACAATCGAGCTACTTCGGTGTATCTTGGAAGCCGAGTCGTTCCGATGCTTCCTCCCGAACTTTCGGAAAATCTTTGCTCGCTGGTCGCAGGTAAGAATCGTTTAGCCTTTACTGTGGAAATGGAAGCCGACTGGAAAGGCAAGATCACTCACGCCAAGTTTTACAAAAGTATCATTAAGGTCGCAGAACGATATACATACACTCGTGCAGAATCCGAAATTCTATCCGGGGATACCAAGAACTGGATCTATAGGATGAATGAATTCGCGAAGGTTCTGAGAGCCAAGAGGGTTCAGGACGGACGAGTGGATTTGAATTTAAAGGAAAACAAAGTAGTCACCGATTCGGAACACAATGTGGTGGAAATTTCGGTTCAAGACAGACTGCAGGCTCATATTCTGATCGAAGAGCTGATGCTTTCCGCAAACATCAAGGTTGCTGAATTTATCCGAAAGAAAAAACAACCGACTCTTTATCGAGTTCACGAACCGATGGATGAGGAAAAACTGGAATCGCTCAACGCATTCTTAAAGTTGAATGGAATCAAAACCCTTCTCAAAGACTCCAGTTACGAATCGATTCAAGCAGTGTTGAAAAATTTGGAAGGAAAACCCGCAGAGCGTTTGTTCAACATGTTTTTGTTGAGAACCTTTATGCAGGCTTATTATTCCGGAGAACATCTGGGACATTGGGGCCTCGGTTTTGAGGATTATTGTCATTTCACTTCACCGATCCGAAGATATCCGGATTTGATTTGTCATCGGGTTTTACAAAACATTCTTCTTGGAAAGAAACCGATGTATACTCCTGAAGATATGGTAACTGCAGGTTTGCACACTTCCCATCAGGAACGAAAGGCGACTGACTCTGAGAGAGATTACTATAAACTCAAAGCATGTCGTTATCTGGAAAAAACGGGCATCAAAGAATTCTCGGCTACGATTACGGGTTGCAAACCTTTCCTCATCTTTGTGGATTTAGAAAATCCGATGGTGGATGCTTGTCTGCTTGCGACTGAATTTACGGATGAAGGCGAAATCCGGATGGATACGGACTTCTCATTTTACTCTAAGAAGTTCACAAAAATTTATACACTCGGAGACAAGATCGAGGTCGAACTCGATCGAATCGATTACGAAGAGATTAAGATCTTTGTGAAAATGAAAAAATTCCAGAAGAAAGTATAGACAAACAAATTCATCTCCTATATTACTGCTGGACGGTTGTCATATAAAAATCCGTTTACGCTATCAGGCGAACGGGAGGTGAACTTGGAGCTGTTATTACAGAAACCGATTCCTAGAAGTCGGTTTTTAAAACTAAGTTTGAAATTTTTGGCGATCACCGCATTTGTGCTGCCCGGCATGACCGCGTGTTCGAGCGGTTCGATTCCTCGGCTGAGAGGATTGAAAGAAGGACACTATCTTTCTTTTAAAGCGCTTGGGGAAGTTTTTCTTCAAGGAAACCCGATTCCCGATTTTGATTTAGGAGTTGCAGTGGACGATTATATCTACGGGCACCCCACCCCGATCGATACCGAAGACGCCTTTCTATTATTAGGAATGATTCCTTCTTCCACGTTAGCGGCTATCGCACTCGATTTTTCCTTCACACCAATGACAAGTCTGAGCGTGGAAGAAAGAGAAAAACGTCTTTTGTCATGGAAGAATTCTTCTCTCAATTTGAAACGAGGCGCCTACTCGATTATGAGACAGATCGCATTCTTCGTGGTTTCAAAAGACAAACGAATTCAAAAATTAGCAGGATACGAGGCTTAAGATGGGCGGTATTCCAGCGGCGAACGGAAAGATTATTATTCCAAGAAATCATAAAGAAATCATTGAAAAAGAAAAGATCGAAGACGGAGTCTGGGAATTAAAAACCGATGCAGTCGTAATCGGATCGGGAGCGGGGGGAGCGGTCGCGGCTGCAACTCTTGCAAAGAGCGGATGGAAGGTCATTCTCATCGAAGAGGGCTCCTATTTTACACCGGCACAGTTTACCGGAGAAGAGTTTATGGCTTCCGCAAGACTTTATCGGGACGCTGGTTTTATCGTTACCGAAGAGCAAACTCTCAATATTCTGCAAGGAAGAACCGTAGGCGGTTCGACTACCGTGAACTGGCAGACGTCTTTATACCCGCCCGATTACGTAACTGCGGAATGGGACAAGAGATTCGGTTTGAAAGGTTATTCGAGAAAGGACATGGATCCGTATGTTTCTGCGGTTCATGAAAGATTGGGGGTTCATCCGGTTCCTCAAAACTTGATCAACGCAAACAACGATACTCTTATGAAAGGCGGAAAGGCTTTGGGACTGCACCCCGAAGTTTTAAATAATAACAACAGAGGATGCATCGGCCTTGGAAGATGCGGATTGGGTTGTCCGATCAATGCAAAACAATCCATGTTTCTTACGTATATTCCCGATGCGATCGAAGCGGGTGCAACCGTAATTGCAAACATGAAGGCTCAGGTAATTCATGACGGTCCAACCAAGATCGTGATTGCGGAGTTTACTCCCGATCCGTATGAAAAAGCTCCGGATACTGTCATTCGCAAAATCAAAATTTCAGCACCGGTCGTGGTTGTGAGCGCGGGTGCGATCGAAGGTCCTGCTCTTTTACAAAGATCAGGTCTTGGCAACGATTGGGTTGGTAAGAATTTAAAAGTCCATCCAACTTGTTCGATTTTTGCGATTTTTGACGAGACCATCAACATGTTCTCCGGTCCTCCTCAATCCGCGGTAATTAAGGACGGTCATAATCAAGATAATACCGGTTATGGTTTTTGGCTGGAAGTCGCTCCGTTTCGACCTACGTTAGCCGCTTCTTTGATTCCGTTTTATGGCCACCAACAGTTCGAGATGATTCAAAAATATCCGAATATGAGCGCCGGGATCGTTCTTGTAAGAGACGGAGCGGACGGAGAAGCGAATGCTTCCGTAAAATGGTCCTTTGGCTCCAGAAAGGTTTATTTCGAACTCACTCCGGGCGATGGAAAGAATATGCTTCGAGGTTTAAAACAATTGGCGGAAGTTCAAACCGCTGCCGGAGCGAAGGAACTGATTTTTCCGTTTTCAGATATGGAAAAACCTGTCAAAGTAGATAACAATTCTAAATTTGATTGGGTTTTGGATAAAAAATTCAATCCGGGAAGTTTGATCGTAGGTTCGGCGCACCCACACGGCTCTATCCAAGCGGCAGATTCTCCCGAAAAAGGGGCCGTGGATCCGAATTTGGAGTTGTACGGACATAAAAACATTTATGTAATCGACGCGTCCGTTTATCCAACCGGTCTTTCCGTAAATCCTCAGATTACGACCATGAGCCTTGCTTTACGAGCGACGGAATCTCTTGTGTCCAAAAAGAAGGAAATTTAGGAAATTTATTGTAAACCGAACCGGAGAGAGGGGTTGTAAATTCACTTTTAAAAAAGGCTTCCCTTCGAATACTGGTATTATGGCCTTCAGGATTTTGCTTTTTTTGGTTCTTTTGTCTGTCTTTACTCTGCAACTTTTCGCGGATTTGAAGGAAGGAAAGAAGGCTTATGCGAGAAAGGACTTTTCCAAAGCAATGGATGAGTTCCAGAGGTTCAATAATGCCAATCCTTCTTCAGGCGAAGCTTGGATGTATATGGGTTACATCTATGAATACAGAAGAGATTATCCGAAATCCATACAAAGCTTTAAAAAAGCGGTCGGGTTACGCCTACCTAGAAAGGATCTGATAAATTGTTATCAGAAAATCATTCTTTATTTTAATTACCAAAGAGATTATCATGAGGTAATCACTTATTCCACTCGTGTTTTAAGAATCGATCCGGATCTGACCCACATTCAAAAAATCCGCACTGCTGCGGAGGAACGACTTGCGGGACATCATGTCGTGCACAAACCAAAACGTCATACAGAGGGAGTGGAAACTATCGGACCGAATTCCGAAGCCGACTATCTGAAAATTTTAAAAAAAGAACCCGAAAACGAATCCGCACGTTGGAATCTTTCCCTTATCTATGCAAATCAAAAAGAATTTCAAAAAGCCGAAACGATGCTTGAAATGCTTGTAAAAGATTTTCCAGAAAAAGAGGACTATCTTTACAAATACGGGGTTATTTTAATTCGAAATGAAAAATATTCGGATGCTCTGCAGATTTTGGACAAACTAGAAAGTAAAATCGGAAACGGCAGTCCAAAGATGTTGTATTATGCGAATTTGAATCAAGCCGTGGCTTATCACAAAATGAAAAAGTATGAGGAAGCGGCTAAATATTATCGTAAGTCCCATTCTTTAAACGCAACGGTTCAACCTTTGATCGGTTTGACTAAACTAAAATACGAGGTCAAAGATTGTGACAATGCCATTAAAATGGCTGAAAGAGCGTTGGAATACGGCGAAAGAACACGCGAAATCAGAATGTATCTTGCGCTTTGTAAAATTCAAAATAAAGAAGAAACGGAAGGATATACGATTTTAAAGGAGATTGCATCCGCTCTTGAAAAGGAAAATCCCGAATTTAAAAATCTTCCCGAGGTTTACAATGATGGCATTCTCAAATTAGCCAGATATTATACAAATCACGGAGAATACGGAAAAGCTCTTCGTTATTTTCATTCCGTTCAGTCGTCCGAGGAAGAAGAAAGAGAATATAGATTTTATCTCGGTAAAGTTTATTATTACACCGGAAAAATCGATCAGGCGATTCTGCTTTTGGAAAAAATCGGAAGTTCCTCCGGAGCTTATTATTTATTAGCAAAATGTTATGCGAATAAGGACGATCTGGAAAAAACGATGGAGTATATCCGAAAGGCAGCGGATATGAAACCGTCGATTTGGGCCGCGGCTGCCGAAGAAAAGGAATTTGAACGATTTAAAGAAAAATCGTCTTTTAAAAATTTCCTGGAATCAAAAGGATCCGAAAAAGAAAAAAGTTCGGATTCTCAAGCTCTGGATAAAACCTGAATTTTTAATCTCTATCTTTTAACCTGATCAAAGAATAGAGATCGATTTGCCCGGGCGCTTTCGGCTCTTTCAGACAACAATACGTAAAGAAAGATCCAAAAGCTTCCGGAAATACTCTGGAAATAACTCCCATCGGACCCATACAAATTCCCGTAAGCAGAATCTTTAAATTTCGATATTCTTTCGCGATCTTTCGGATCGAAGTCAAAAACCGAGTCAATTCATCGGTCGAGGTCGGAAAAACGGCAAATTTATAAACCAAAGGAAGAGCCGAATCATATTTTTTTCTTCCGTCGAGATAGGGATCTTTTCGAATCCAATCTCTGATTTCCTCTTCCGATAAAATTCCATTAAATTTATGAACCGATCGGATCAATCCAAAACCTTGGGTCGCATGAGTTTCCAATAGATCGTTCGAACGGTTTAGTTCAAGATCCAAATAGTGTTTTTTAGGCTTGATCAAATTTACAAATTTATGAAAATCTAATTCGCTTTCTTTGAAAGAGGCCGTCTGATCGGTATCTCCGGCTTGTCTATAGGTAAAAATACACTTTGTATTTAGAAATTCGATTTGATTTGATAATTTTTCTTTTAAGGAATCCGGGGAAAATAAATCCAAACGAATCTCGATCCAATCGCAGGGCGGGTGTTCCTTCAAAGAAAAAAATTCATTTTCACTGAGAGTCAGAACGATTTGAAAATCAGAGCGACTCACGATTTTCAAAGCCCTTTTTGTAAAAGATCGTGAATGGAAACGATTCCGATCAAACGTTTCGAAGCGTCTACGATCGGAGCTACGGAAATCGGGTTTGGTCGTGATTCCATTTGTTTTAAAATTTCATAGGCATTGGAGCCGGATGTAAAGGTGATCGGATTTGAATTCATGAGCTCCTGAGCCGTAACGGAAGAATTCAATTTACCTTCTCTTAGTTTTTTACGAATATCAAAATCGGTGATGATTCCTAAAAGTTTTCCCGATGAATCTGTGACTCCGGTAGCACCTTGTCTTTTGACTGTGATCTCTGTTAGGATTTCCGCCAAATCGGAATCTGGATTTATCTTTGCTAATTCTTTATCCTTGCGCATCACGTCGTCAATCTTTAAACTCAAACGTTTTCCCAATCGTCCGGCCGGATGATAAAGAGCGAAATCCTCTTTTTTAAAGTTTTTCAATTCCATAAGACACATTGCAATCGCGTCTCCTAAGATCAGTGCGATCGTAGTGCTGGATGTAGGCGCTAGTTCAAGAGGACAGGCTTCCTTTAATACCGGGGTCAAAAGTAGGATATCGGATTCTTTTGCAAGTTTCGATTCTGCGTTAGCCGTCATTGCTACAAGTTTTGCACCAATATTCTTAATCGTCGGAATTAAATTTAGCAGCTCCTCGCTTTCTCCGGATTTTCCGATCGCGATCACTACGTCTCCATCTCCAATGATTCCTGCATCGCCGTGAGCGGCGTCCGAAGGATGTAGAAATACGGAAGGAGTGCCGGTGGAGCATAACGTAGAAGAAATTTTTTTACCGATGTCTCCCGATTTTCCAACTCCGGTGACGATCAATTTTCCTTTGGATCTTAAAATTAACTCGATCACATCCTTTATGGACGGATCCAAATTTTTTCTAAAATGCAGAATGGATTCTATTTCGATATCGATCGCTTTTTCTATTTTTTCAAAAATCGGATCCAAGGTTATCCTCCAGTTGTAACTTTTTTATATCCAGAGTGACTGAAGTCATTAAATTCAACCCCGGAAATTTGACTATAATTTGCTCTTCATTTTTTTTACGTATAATTTCTGCGTGATAGCCTGTAAAGGGTCCTTCCTTGATAAGAATTTTTTCTCCGGGTGTCAATTTTTCTTCGATTTTAGTTTGGATCTTATCCGGAAAGGTTTCCAAAAAAGTTTGTACTAAACTGATATCCTCGTCGGGAATTACATACGGTTTTCCTGCGTAAAAAACGAAGTGATGTGCTCCGGGCAATTGAAGAATTTTTACACGATCTTGAAAGAATAAAATTTTAACAAAAATATAAGATGGATACATTGGTTCTTCAATGATTTTCCATCGATCCGACCATTTTTTCTTTTTTGAAATCAGAGGAAGAAAACATTCGATCTTTCTTTCTTGAAACAATCGTTTGAGTTTTTTTTCCGCTCTCGGATTTGTATAGAGAGCGAACCATTCGTAATCTTCAGAATTCTTTATCATCTATCTTAAATGAGACCGGAATAATCAGACTTGTTCCTTCGTTGAGATCGAATTTCCAAGTTTTCAAAGCCCTCCGAAATTCTGTTTCGAAAATCGAATATCTACAAGGCTGTAAAGTTTTTAGTATCTCACCGTTTCCGTCAGATTTTATCCTTACTTCCCAGGAACAATCTGATTCCAATCTTTGCTCAAGAGCGTCGGGTGGAAAGTGGATTTCGTTTTTAAACTTTTCGATTTCTTTTTGCTCGGTTCCTTGTGCTCCTGCGTTTTCTGCTGGAGAGGTGTGGAGATTTTCATCGGATCGATTTTTCGGAAGGTTTATGGAAACGTTAGGAACCGTTCCCTTTTTTAAAAGAATTCTAAAATTGATCTCTTGTAAGGAATCAAAAGAATAGAAATAAAAACAAAGGATTGTTAGAATATGAAATAGACCGGAAATTAGAAAGGAAAGCCGGGTGCTCACAAGTCCATTT comes from the Leptospira sp. WS92.C1 genome and includes:
- a CDS encoding Hsp33 family molecular chaperone HslO gives rise to the protein MHNQDSLIYGILPDVHFRYSATEISYSVTAASNLHNLDDPNTELLARAMIGAFFLADQIKEDTKVSLQIQFNEDSPIHSVLAYSDRQGKMKAVLRARPEEDVESGKISEDYSGILKVFRWKDGACIYQSVVPYQNRSFEENFQDFLNSSEQITCFVTILIEKHGFHWDVRGILLQSLPEAKEEHIQKIASLSKQIRETPEEFLGKNIYNCLNKIGEATRSAVQILEEGQPEFRCDCSENKIRELIQTLGKDEAMQIVEEVGMIEVTCEFCTSVYRFEKERVSELF
- the tsaE gene encoding tRNA (adenosine(37)-N6)-threonylcarbamoyltransferase complex ATPase subunit type 1 TsaE, giving the protein MELVFKNLKLEELDKPANVLASLIVSALDDNQHPVFLFTGSMGAGKTTFTSKLVKKISPIANVNSPTYTLINEYSIPGREDKFHHFDLHRLKSSQDLEDLGFEEIWGKSGVSIIEWWQIARENLEILSLKIEVELKMISEEERNITFKSSDIESFPKLKALWKQSEQALA
- the tsaB gene encoding tRNA (adenosine(37)-N6)-threonylcarbamoyltransferase complex dimerization subunit type 1 TsaB is translated as MKKILFFDATNQWILAEAYHFNSNEELQLIASYSGIHPRESSQRLIQELQNLLKEANWKTPDLIASALGPGSFTGLRIAVATARNLAQLWRIPALGFDSLNVYTSHYFQEVGDPVVVAIEAKQKKIYFGMEDRRGFFGSIDVKPDDILERIPEDRLQAYLTSQKYSDNPEFFSGNPIFEELPSSSAILNQNLSQVKEALEFPDRFPYWKLVPNYVRGTYVDEKSTV
- a CDS encoding ribonuclease R family protein, whose protein sequence is MNIKKKQTNQKRQPKPQPSKKTFSKSDRQKKDRTSNRNEGFRENEIGRRILKYLQSRAGSIVPFKDLSAKILREENQNSYGVKREKWQFQEKEREISDVLKLLETEGLIELEKKNIIVNSNQKLQGTISISKRGDGFVKLASGMEIFVPGQFAQSAIQGDLVEVHPYGVGKKGRLEGEVTEILRRGRDLYRMIITEKDSKFIFGKLLDIDGEEKEGYLLRKTILTDLQDEIKSGDVLIVKLKEETEQERNLYEVQFLRFESDTKEDLDLMRMLMKFNYSIVYPENITLDLPDEVEANTVDDWKSRVDLRDLKCITIDGEYSKDFDDAISFIEEKNKIRFYVHIADVSHYVRLGTPLDEEAYNRATSVYLGSRVVPMLPPELSENLCSLVAGKNRLAFTVEMEADWKGKITHAKFYKSIIKVAERYTYTRAESEILSGDTKNWIYRMNEFAKVLRAKRVQDGRVDLNLKENKVVTDSEHNVVEISVQDRLQAHILIEELMLSANIKVAEFIRKKKQPTLYRVHEPMDEEKLESLNAFLKLNGIKTLLKDSSYESIQAVLKNLEGKPAERLFNMFLLRTFMQAYYSGEHLGHWGLGFEDYCHFTSPIRRYPDLICHRVLQNILLGKKPMYTPEDMVTAGLHTSHQERKATDSERDYYKLKACRYLEKTGIKEFSATITGCKPFLIFVDLENPMVDACLLATEFTDEGEIRMDTDFSFYSKKFTKIYTLGDKIEVELDRIDYEEIKIFVKMKKFQKKV
- a CDS encoding GMC family oxidoreductase N-terminal domain-containing protein, translating into MGGIPAANGKIIIPRNHKEIIEKEKIEDGVWELKTDAVVIGSGAGGAVAAATLAKSGWKVILIEEGSYFTPAQFTGEEFMASARLYRDAGFIVTEEQTLNILQGRTVGGSTTVNWQTSLYPPDYVTAEWDKRFGLKGYSRKDMDPYVSAVHERLGVHPVPQNLINANNDTLMKGGKALGLHPEVLNNNNRGCIGLGRCGLGCPINAKQSMFLTYIPDAIEAGATVIANMKAQVIHDGPTKIVIAEFTPDPYEKAPDTVIRKIKISAPVVVVSAGAIEGPALLQRSGLGNDWVGKNLKVHPTCSIFAIFDETINMFSGPPQSAVIKDGHNQDNTGYGFWLEVAPFRPTLAASLIPFYGHQQFEMIQKYPNMSAGIVLVRDGADGEANASVKWSFGSRKVYFELTPGDGKNMLRGLKQLAEVQTAAGAKELIFPFSDMEKPVKVDNNSKFDWVLDKKFNPGSLIVGSAHPHGSIQAADSPEKGAVDPNLELYGHKNIYVIDASVYPTGLSVNPQITTMSLALRATESLVSKKKEI
- a CDS encoding tetratricopeptide repeat protein, which translates into the protein MAFRILLFLVLLSVFTLQLFADLKEGKKAYARKDFSKAMDEFQRFNNANPSSGEAWMYMGYIYEYRRDYPKSIQSFKKAVGLRLPRKDLINCYQKIILYFNYQRDYHEVITYSTRVLRIDPDLTHIQKIRTAAEERLAGHHVVHKPKRHTEGVETIGPNSEADYLKILKKEPENESARWNLSLIYANQKEFQKAETMLEMLVKDFPEKEDYLYKYGVILIRNEKYSDALQILDKLESKIGNGSPKMLYYANLNQAVAYHKMKKYEEAAKYYRKSHSLNATVQPLIGLTKLKYEVKDCDNAIKMAERALEYGERTREIRMYLALCKIQNKEETEGYTILKEIASALEKENPEFKNLPEVYNDGILKLARYYTNHGEYGKALRYFHSVQSSEEEEREYRFYLGKVYYYTGKIDQAILLLEKIGSSSGAYYLLAKCYANKDDLEKTMEYIRKAADMKPSIWAAAAEEKEFERFKEKSSFKNFLESKGSEKEKSSDSQALDKT
- a CDS encoding type I 3-dehydroquinate dehydratase is translated as MSRSDFQIVLTLSENEFFSLKEHPPCDWIEIRLDLFSPDSLKEKLSNQIEFLNTKCIFTYRQAGDTDQTASFKESELDFHKFVNLIKPKKHYLDLELNRSNDLLETHATQGFGLIRSVHKFNGILSEEEIRDWIRKDPYLDGRKKYDSALPLVYKFAVFPTSTDELTRFLTSIRKIAKEYRNLKILLTGICMGPMGVISRVFPEAFGSFFTYCCLKEPKAPGQIDLYSLIRLKDRD
- a CDS encoding SIS domain-containing protein is translated as MDPIFEKIEKAIDIEIESILHFRKNLDPSIKDVIELILRSKGKLIVTGVGKSGDIGKKISSTLCSTGTPSVFLHPSDAAHGDAGIIGDGDVVIAIGKSGESEELLNLIPTIKNIGAKLVAMTANAESKLAKESDILLLTPVLKEACPLELAPTSSTTIALILGDAIAMCLMELKNFKKEDFALYHPAGRLGKRLSLKIDDVMRKDKELAKINPDSDLAEILTEITVKRQGATGVTDSSGKLLGIITDFDIRKKLREGKLNSSVTAQELMNSNPITFTSGSNAYEILKQMESRPNPISVAPIVDASKRLIGIVSIHDLLQKGL
- a CDS encoding UpxY family transcription antiterminator, which codes for MIKNSEDYEWFALYTNPRAEKKLKRLFQERKIECFLPLISKKKKWSDRWKIIEEPMYPSYIFVKILFFQDRVKILQLPGAHHFVFYAGKPYVIPDEDISLVQTFLETFPDKIQTKIEEKLTPGEKILIKEGPFTGYHAEIIRKKNEEQIIVKFPGLNLMTSVTLDIKKLQLEDNLGSDF